A region of Plantactinospora sp. BC1 DNA encodes the following proteins:
- a CDS encoding keywimysin-related RiPP encodes MVKKTAYERPTLSKQGTFARKTAGSLFTSCRESFVTQKPRSVCS; translated from the coding sequence ATGGTGAAGAAGACCGCCTACGAGCGGCCCACCCTGTCGAAGCAGGGCACGTTCGCCCGCAAGACCGCCGGCAGCCTGTTCACCAGCTGCCGGGAGTCGTTCGTCACCCAGAAGCCGCGTTCGGTCTGCAGCTGA
- a CDS encoding asparagine synthase-related protein gives MVAVPDLASGLSWFVVVPDTDAGRALVEPLRHRVPTLRTLTHASGRPWLLGRWTDDEVAVAEFGDRRLVALGEHRLSAGDLERRAAGTRDAAQMCAALQGLPGSFHALATTPAGTAVQGSLSGYRRVYFVAAGERSAAGDRADVLAGLTGARVDEEALALRMLAPYAPWPIFWQPVWRGVQAVPPDRRLLLDRATAPRTVTRWRAPEPVLDLATAADRLRRALSDAVAVRAGGHGVIASDLSGMDSTSLCALAARGGSRVVGLTCVSPDPLDDDLPWARRAAAELGSVTHEVVAGEANPLPYEGILRAEDRFDEPTAAVLYRASFLAVSRRALAHGARTRLTGFGGDELLSADPVLQLTLLRTHPWQALRQLRLLGAAYRWRRRDTLRAVLDRRPYGRWMASLDRDLDAARLSRPRPLLDWGAPVATAPWLTPEARAALGEALRERAAEAAPLADDRGLHGRLTGVYAGAANARHLAQSTRRVGVRAALPYLDDQVVEACLAVHPAHVTAPRDYKPLIRAAMQGVLPPALLARDTKADTSIAAARGADRHRDDLLALADDSRLAGHGLVDAAALRAAVRSPDDRTWYDLDQTLACETWLRTVEAVPVPAPAIR, from the coding sequence ATGGTGGCCGTTCCGGACCTGGCATCCGGGCTCTCGTGGTTCGTGGTCGTCCCGGACACCGACGCCGGTCGCGCGCTCGTCGAGCCGCTCCGGCACCGGGTCCCGACGCTGCGCACCCTCACCCATGCCTCCGGGCGTCCATGGCTGCTCGGTCGGTGGACCGACGACGAGGTGGCGGTGGCCGAGTTCGGCGACCGCCGCCTCGTCGCGCTGGGCGAACACCGTCTCTCGGCCGGTGACCTCGAACGGCGTGCTGCGGGCACCCGCGACGCCGCGCAGATGTGTGCCGCCCTACAGGGCCTGCCCGGCAGCTTCCACGCGCTCGCCACCACCCCGGCGGGGACGGCGGTGCAGGGCAGCCTGTCGGGATACCGCCGGGTCTACTTCGTCGCGGCGGGCGAGCGGAGCGCCGCCGGTGACCGGGCCGACGTACTGGCCGGGCTCACCGGTGCGCGGGTCGACGAGGAGGCACTCGCCCTGCGGATGCTCGCCCCGTACGCCCCCTGGCCGATCTTCTGGCAGCCGGTCTGGCGCGGCGTGCAGGCCGTACCCCCGGACCGGCGCCTGCTGCTGGACCGTGCCACGGCGCCGCGCACCGTGACCCGGTGGCGCGCTCCCGAACCCGTGCTCGACCTGGCCACCGCCGCCGACCGGTTGCGCCGGGCGCTCTCCGACGCCGTCGCCGTACGCGCGGGCGGCCACGGAGTGATCGCCAGCGACCTGAGCGGGATGGATTCGACGTCGCTCTGCGCACTGGCCGCCCGGGGCGGCAGCCGGGTGGTCGGGCTGACCTGCGTGAGCCCGGACCCGCTCGACGACGACCTGCCGTGGGCCCGCCGGGCCGCCGCCGAACTCGGCTCGGTGACCCACGAGGTGGTGGCGGGCGAGGCGAACCCCCTGCCGTACGAGGGGATCCTCCGGGCGGAGGACCGCTTCGACGAGCCGACCGCCGCCGTGCTGTACCGGGCGAGCTTCCTCGCCGTGTCCCGCCGGGCTCTGGCGCACGGTGCTCGTACCCGCCTCACCGGGTTCGGTGGTGACGAACTGCTCAGCGCCGACCCGGTGCTGCAACTGACCCTGCTGAGGACGCATCCCTGGCAGGCCCTTCGTCAACTGCGGCTGCTGGGCGCGGCCTACCGGTGGCGACGCCGGGACACGCTGCGGGCGGTCCTGGACAGACGCCCGTACGGCCGCTGGATGGCGTCGCTCGACAGGGACCTCGACGCTGCCCGACTCAGCCGTCCCCGGCCACTCCTCGACTGGGGCGCACCGGTCGCGACCGCGCCGTGGCTCACCCCGGAGGCCCGGGCGGCCCTGGGCGAGGCACTGCGCGAGCGGGCGGCCGAGGCGGCGCCGCTCGCCGACGACCGGGGGCTGCACGGCCGGCTCACCGGGGTGTACGCGGGTGCGGCGAACGCCCGGCACCTCGCCCAGTCGACCCGGCGGGTCGGGGTGAGGGCCGCCCTGCCGTACCTCGACGACCAGGTCGTCGAGGCGTGCCTGGCGGTACACCCCGCGCACGTCACCGCTCCCCGGGACTACAAGCCGCTGATCCGCGCCGCCATGCAGGGGGTACTGCCACCGGCGCTGCTCGCCCGGGACACCAAGGCCGACACCTCGATCGCGGCTGCCCGGGGCGCCGACCGGCACCGCGACGACCTGCTCGCACTCGCCGACGATTCGCGGCTGGCCGGGCACGGCCTCGTGGACGCCGCCGCGCTGCGCGCCGCCGTACGCAGCCCGGACGACCGCACCTGGTACGACCTCGACCAGACCCTGGCCTGCGAGACCTGGCTGCGCACCGTGGAAGCCGTACCCGTACCCGCACCCGCTATCCGATGA
- a CDS encoding lasso peptide biosynthesis PqqD family chaperone, giving the protein MTWKLRDRVSWTPTEYGGVLLDATSGQYWTLNPSAAAVLASLLADGDPGHAAARLEERFDGDPTVMAADVSGLIADLEAAGLVVAG; this is encoded by the coding sequence ATGACCTGGAAGCTGCGCGACCGGGTGTCCTGGACACCGACCGAGTACGGCGGCGTGCTCCTCGACGCCACATCCGGCCAGTACTGGACGCTCAACCCGAGCGCGGCGGCGGTGCTCGCCTCGCTGCTGGCCGACGGGGATCCCGGACACGCGGCGGCCCGACTCGAGGAGCGGTTCGACGGCGACCCCACGGTGATGGCCGCGGACGTGTCCGGGCTGATCGCCGACCTGGAGGCGGCCGGACTGGTGGTCGCCGGGTGA
- a CDS encoding lasso peptide biosynthesis B2 protein — translation MTSEQVLRHDPGRLGVRRRLVVRAVVAVARLLAVQRPDRIRRVLHRLSRGARPASRAEAAAARRDTVMTSAFCSGPLGCLPRSIATVLLCRLAGSWPVWHAGVRRYPPFGAHAWVSVDGVAVDEPYPEDFHIPLLTVAADERVVEERVVEERVVEGLREFG, via the coding sequence GTGACCTCGGAACAGGTTCTCCGGCACGACCCCGGGCGCCTCGGTGTGCGGCGGCGGCTCGTCGTGCGCGCGGTCGTCGCCGTGGCCAGGCTGCTGGCCGTGCAGAGGCCCGACCGCATCCGTCGGGTACTGCACCGGCTCAGTCGTGGCGCGCGTCCGGCGAGCCGTGCGGAGGCGGCCGCCGCACGCCGGGACACCGTCATGACCAGTGCCTTCTGTAGTGGTCCACTGGGATGCCTGCCGCGTTCGATCGCCACGGTGCTGCTCTGTCGGCTCGCCGGCAGCTGGCCGGTGTGGCACGCCGGCGTACGCCGGTATCCGCCGTTCGGGGCGCATGCCTGGGTCTCGGTGGACGGCGTCGCGGTGGACGAGCCGTACCCGGAGGACTTCCACATCCCCCTGCTGACCGTCGCCGCCGACGAGCGCGTCGTCGAGGAGCGCGTCGTCGAGGAGCGCGTCGTCGAGGGTCTACGGGAGTTCGGGTGA
- a CDS encoding MauE/DoxX family redox-associated membrane protein, translating to MSGVLPYLSVVCRGTVVVVFAFAALGKLRSRAAYARFRRSTRLLTGLPEEPASALARFVVAGEVTVALTAAAGPLSSVGLGLAGVLLCGFTWALARSPRSGQALECECFGSSVSATRRTALARNLLLLGVVSGGLLSTRIAAGAVSMRWDATLVCLVGAVALAGVITRLHEITSLFTARL from the coding sequence GTGAGCGGCGTGCTCCCGTACCTCTCCGTGGTCTGCCGTGGCACCGTCGTCGTGGTCTTCGCGTTCGCCGCGCTCGGCAAGCTCCGCAGCCGGGCGGCGTACGCCCGGTTCCGCCGTTCCACCCGGCTCTTGACGGGCCTGCCGGAGGAGCCGGCCTCGGCGCTCGCGCGGTTCGTCGTCGCCGGTGAGGTGACCGTGGCGCTGACCGCCGCCGCCGGCCCGCTCTCGTCGGTCGGGCTCGGCCTGGCCGGCGTACTGCTCTGCGGCTTCACCTGGGCGCTGGCCCGGTCCCCGAGGTCCGGGCAGGCCCTGGAGTGCGAGTGCTTCGGCTCGTCGGTCTCGGCCACCCGCCGCACCGCCCTCGCCCGCAACCTCCTGCTGCTGGGCGTGGTCTCCGGCGGCCTGCTGAGCACCCGGATCGCCGCCGGAGCGGTGTCGATGCGCTGGGACGCCACGCTGGTGTGCCTGGTCGGCGCCGTGGCACTGGCCGGCGTCATCACCCGGCTGCACGAGATCACCTCCCTCTTCACCGCTCGTCTGTGA
- a CDS encoding redoxin family protein: protein MSVLVAVVVLSSAVCAFNTALLVAVVRRLRYQSELLSEVERQGVPARALSRGDAVRDFLVHDTQGRPVTPDVPAATLVGFFSPTCASCRRERARFRAVAARWPGGPARVLAVVTGPDASARFLARLEPVARIVVDADGTMRRAFGIEGFPAIFVLAESGCLSWTGIHADSVPGLSAEPVAPQAR from the coding sequence ATGTCCGTGCTCGTCGCCGTCGTCGTGCTCAGCAGCGCCGTGTGCGCGTTCAACACCGCCCTGCTGGTCGCGGTGGTGCGACGCCTGCGCTACCAGTCCGAACTGCTCTCCGAGGTGGAGCGGCAGGGGGTTCCGGCGCGGGCGCTGTCGCGCGGTGACGCCGTGCGGGACTTCCTCGTCCACGACACCCAGGGCCGGCCGGTCACCCCGGACGTACCGGCGGCCACCCTGGTCGGGTTCTTCAGTCCGACCTGTGCGTCCTGCCGTCGTGAACGCGCACGGTTCCGGGCGGTGGCGGCGCGCTGGCCGGGTGGTCCGGCACGGGTGCTCGCCGTGGTGACCGGGCCGGACGCGTCGGCCCGGTTCCTCGCCCGGCTGGAGCCGGTGGCCCGGATCGTCGTCGACGCGGACGGCACGATGCGGCGGGCGTTCGGCATCGAGGGCTTCCCGGCGATCTTCGTACTGGCGGAGTCCGGCTGCCTGAGCTGGACCGGCATCCACGCCGATTCGGTGCCGGGGCTGAGCGCGGAACCGGTCGCCCCGCAGGCGCGGTGA
- a CDS encoding transcriptional regulator: protein MTGPVDIPAPDETESPHPVTGLDDVVHQRVRLGILTIAHEARRVEFGYLRTQLELTAGNLSKHLGVLEAAGLVEVEKGYAGRRGRTWITLTAAGSTALAEEIARLKLLITRIETTDTTEDR, encoded by the coding sequence GTGACCGGCCCCGTCGACATCCCGGCTCCGGACGAGACGGAATCCCCGCACCCGGTCACCGGACTGGACGACGTGGTGCACCAGCGGGTCCGGCTCGGCATCCTCACCATCGCGCACGAGGCCCGCCGGGTCGAGTTCGGCTACCTGCGTACCCAGTTGGAGCTGACCGCCGGCAACCTCTCCAAGCACCTCGGCGTGCTGGAGGCGGCCGGCCTGGTCGAGGTCGAGAAGGGCTACGCCGGCCGGCGTGGCCGTACCTGGATCACCCTCACCGCCGCCGGCAGCACCGCGCTCGCCGAGGAGATCGCTCGGCTGAAGCTGCTCATCACCCGGATCGAGACCACCGACACCACGGAGGACCGATGA
- a CDS encoding acetylhydrolase codes for MTNALTRRRLLTAALATGVAVPLGAAGHRSATPAQAAPGPARLTLPRPTGPHRIGTVSLHLVDRSRPDPVAGPGHHRELMAGVWYPAARDARRHPVAPWMTAAPMGDLLASAGFDADIAAPRTAGQLGAPVLRTPGRLPVIVFSHGNDGHRAETTIVVQELASHGYVVVTVDHTYDGFSEFPDGRLTVPLDLSFTPWDSTRDIRFVLDRIEDLAAGRNPDAGHRRLPAGLGAALDPRRIGMFGWSKGATATALVMNTDRRVRAGLSFDGPMQSNPPITEIDRPFMLMTAEFSRAAEPSVEDIWAYYLRGWRLNVHAEGAAHGSYCDHQWLIPQLARIIGMSDEELASWVGTLDPARAVRIQQAYPLAFFDLHLRHRRQRLLEGQSAAFPEVRFIP; via the coding sequence ATGACCAACGCACTGACCCGCCGACGTCTGCTCACCGCCGCGCTCGCCACCGGAGTCGCCGTGCCGCTCGGTGCCGCCGGCCACCGGTCGGCGACCCCGGCGCAGGCCGCGCCCGGCCCGGCCCGGCTCACGCTGCCGCGACCCACCGGGCCGCACCGGATCGGCACCGTGTCGCTGCACCTCGTCGACAGGTCCCGCCCGGATCCGGTCGCCGGCCCGGGACACCACCGCGAGCTGATGGCCGGCGTCTGGTATCCCGCCGCCCGGGACGCCCGGCGGCATCCGGTGGCGCCGTGGATGACCGCCGCGCCAATGGGCGACCTGCTGGCGTCCGCCGGGTTCGACGCCGATATCGCGGCGCCGCGCACGGCCGGCCAACTGGGAGCGCCGGTGCTGCGCACACCCGGACGGCTGCCCGTGATCGTCTTCTCGCACGGCAACGACGGTCACCGTGCCGAGACCACCATCGTGGTCCAGGAACTCGCCAGCCACGGCTACGTGGTGGTCACGGTGGATCACACGTACGACGGTTTCAGCGAGTTTCCCGACGGCCGGCTCACCGTCCCGCTCGACCTGTCGTTCACACCGTGGGACTCCACCCGCGACATCCGGTTCGTACTGGATCGCATCGAGGACCTCGCCGCCGGCCGCAACCCCGACGCCGGGCACCGTCGGCTGCCGGCCGGCCTGGGCGCCGCGCTCGACCCGCGTCGCATCGGCATGTTCGGCTGGTCGAAGGGCGCGACCGCGACCGCCCTCGTCATGAACACCGACCGGCGCGTCCGGGCCGGGCTCAGCTTCGACGGCCCGATGCAGTCGAACCCACCGATCACCGAGATCGACCGGCCGTTCATGCTGATGACCGCCGAGTTCAGCCGGGCCGCCGAACCGAGCGTCGAGGACATCTGGGCGTACTACCTGCGCGGGTGGCGGCTCAACGTGCACGCCGAAGGCGCGGCCCACGGGTCGTACTGCGACCACCAGTGGCTGATCCCGCAACTGGCCAGGATCATCGGGATGAGCGACGAGGAACTCGCGAGCTGGGTCGGCACCCTCGACCCGGCCCGGGCGGTACGGATCCAGCAGGCGTACCCGCTCGCCTTCTTCGACCTGCATCTGCGCCACCGCCGGCAGCGCCTGCTCGAAGGCCAGAGTGCGGCCTTCCCGGAGGTGCGGTTCATCCCCTGA
- a CDS encoding B3/4 domain-containing protein, with product MYFQHSAEIWSDHPELVAGVVAATGLARNADPAVDPVIAGFTAAAATRLGAGPAAEQPEIRAWRRAFARMGLKPTQYRCAAEALLRRFAREGSLPGIHPLIDLCNAASLAFAIPVGVFDVTRIAGGLEVRPADGTETYLTFSGESEQPAVGEVVFADADGRAHARRWTNRQSGYSAVREGTDEILIVVEALHGTASADVPKLTAALADELAALWSVEPTTAILSRESPRFDFGT from the coding sequence GTGTACTTCCAACACTCGGCCGAGATCTGGTCCGACCATCCGGAGTTGGTGGCCGGGGTGGTCGCCGCCACCGGCCTCGCCCGGAACGCCGACCCGGCGGTCGACCCGGTGATCGCCGGGTTCACCGCCGCCGCCGCGACCCGCCTCGGTGCGGGACCGGCCGCCGAGCAGCCCGAGATCCGCGCCTGGCGCCGGGCCTTCGCCCGGATGGGGCTGAAGCCGACGCAGTACCGGTGTGCGGCGGAGGCGCTGCTCCGACGCTTCGCCCGGGAGGGTTCGCTGCCCGGGATCCATCCGCTGATAGACCTCTGCAACGCCGCCTCGCTCGCCTTCGCGATCCCGGTCGGGGTCTTCGACGTCACCCGGATCGCCGGGGGCCTGGAGGTACGGCCGGCCGACGGCACGGAGACCTACCTGACCTTCTCCGGCGAGTCGGAGCAGCCGGCCGTCGGCGAGGTCGTCTTCGCCGATGCCGACGGTCGGGCCCACGCCCGGCGCTGGACCAACCGGCAGAGCGGCTACTCGGCGGTCCGGGAGGGGACCGACGAGATCCTGATCGTCGTCGAGGCGTTGCACGGGACCGCGTCGGCCGACGTCCCGAAGCTCACCGCCGCGCTCGCGGACGAACTGGCCGCGCTCTGGTCGGTCGAACCGACGACCGCGATCCTGAGCCGGGAGAGCCCGCGATTCGACTTCGGCACCTGA
- a CDS encoding PLP-dependent aminotransferase family protein, translating into MDRAKQEAADRSIAGSDFLQLDIGDAPAGGRADWLATRLRVAISDGRLPVGGRLPATRVLAAELGVSRGVVTEAYQRLVEDGHVAGRGRGGTVVVSAPLDAPAVPSRSTGTPVPAPGLFGTDPRPDMFDSLRAAPARIDLTPGVPDLAAFPRAAWLRAERAVLHDLTPGDFGYGDPRGTPKLRLAVAHWLARTRGIAVDPDDVLVVAGVAQALTLLGQVLHADGVRTVAVEDPGSLGVRQQLRSWGLATPPIPVDAGGLRVDELRASGAPAVMLTPAHQFPTGVVLDGARRRELMRWAAGGGLIVEDDYDAEHRYDRPPVPALRAVLPEQVCYAGSVSKLLAPALRVGWLLAPSRYRAALVDAKRTADLGNAALPQLVLAELIGSGALERQLRFLRRRHVRRRDAMIAAIRTHLPDAVVHGAAAGLHLMITFPDGAGAVDDVALATAALARGVKVQPLTWHRQRPGPPGLVLGYAASSTAEISDGIATVGAVPR; encoded by the coding sequence ATGGACAGGGCCAAACAGGAAGCAGCCGACCGGTCCATTGCCGGCTCCGACTTCCTCCAGCTCGACATCGGCGACGCGCCGGCCGGCGGCCGGGCCGACTGGCTCGCCACCCGGCTGCGGGTGGCGATCTCGGACGGCCGGTTGCCGGTGGGCGGCCGGTTGCCGGCGACCCGGGTACTCGCCGCCGAGCTGGGCGTCTCCCGGGGCGTGGTCACCGAGGCGTACCAGCGACTCGTCGAGGACGGACACGTGGCCGGCCGGGGCCGGGGCGGGACCGTCGTCGTCTCCGCCCCGCTCGACGCGCCGGCCGTGCCGTCCCGGTCGACCGGCACCCCGGTACCGGCCCCCGGACTCTTCGGCACCGATCCCCGCCCCGACATGTTCGACTCGCTCCGCGCCGCGCCGGCCCGGATCGACCTGACGCCCGGCGTACCCGATCTCGCCGCCTTTCCGCGCGCGGCCTGGCTGCGGGCCGAACGCGCCGTGCTGCACGACCTGACGCCCGGCGACTTCGGCTACGGCGACCCGAGGGGTACCCCGAAGCTGCGGCTGGCCGTCGCGCACTGGCTGGCCCGGACCCGGGGGATTGCGGTCGACCCGGACGACGTGCTGGTGGTGGCGGGGGTCGCGCAGGCGCTGACCCTGCTCGGCCAGGTGTTGCACGCCGACGGGGTACGGACGGTGGCGGTGGAGGACCCGGGGTCGCTCGGGGTACGGCAGCAACTGCGGAGCTGGGGTCTGGCGACGCCGCCGATCCCGGTCGACGCCGGTGGGCTGCGCGTCGACGAGCTGCGCGCCAGCGGCGCCCCGGCGGTCATGCTGACCCCGGCACACCAGTTCCCGACCGGGGTGGTGCTGGACGGTGCCCGGCGGCGCGAGCTGATGCGCTGGGCGGCCGGCGGCGGGTTGATCGTGGAGGACGACTACGACGCCGAGCACCGGTACGACCGGCCACCCGTACCGGCGCTGCGGGCGGTCCTGCCCGAACAGGTCTGCTACGCCGGCAGCGTCTCCAAACTGCTCGCCCCGGCCCTGCGGGTGGGCTGGCTGCTCGCGCCGAGCCGGTACCGGGCCGCCCTGGTCGACGCGAAGCGGACGGCGGATCTCGGCAACGCCGCACTGCCGCAACTGGTCCTGGCCGAGCTGATCGGGTCGGGGGCGCTGGAACGGCAACTGCGGTTCCTGCGCCGTCGCCACGTACGCCGCCGGGACGCGATGATCGCGGCGATCCGTACCCACCTGCCGGACGCCGTGGTGCACGGCGCGGCGGCGGGACTGCACCTCATGATCACCTTCCCGGACGGTGCCGGCGCCGTCGACGACGTCGCGCTGGCGACCGCGGCACTGGCCCGGGGGGTCAAGGTGCAGCCGCTCACCTGGCACCGGCAACGTCCCGGCCCGCCCGGCCTGGTGCTCGGCTACGCCGCCAGCAGCACCGCCGAGATATCCGACGGCATCGCCACCGTCGGCGCCGTACCGCGCTGA
- a CDS encoding SMP-30/gluconolactonase/LRE family protein: MVDATQVTDPCCEHAEGPVWDPRTGRLLWVDMLAGDVLTMTPGTDRVDRHHVDSVAAVVRPRAGDGYLVAVERGFVLTDPQLRTVRRLPDLWTDPDLRMNEGGCDPAGRFYCGSMAYDTRPGAAALYRLDADLVARRVLSDVTISNGIAWSPDGTLAYYVDTPTQRIDVFDYDPEQPVLTGRRPFARIESADGAPDGLTVDAEGGVWVALWGGGEVRRYAPDGRLDVRLAVPAGQVTACTFGGPELRDLYITTSRLGLEDPEPAAGALFRADPGVAGLPVTPFRD, translated from the coding sequence GTGGTGGACGCGACGCAGGTGACGGATCCGTGCTGCGAGCATGCCGAGGGACCGGTCTGGGATCCCCGGACGGGGCGGCTGTTGTGGGTGGACATGCTGGCCGGCGACGTACTGACGATGACGCCGGGTACGGACCGGGTGGACCGGCACCACGTCGACAGCGTCGCGGCGGTGGTCCGGCCCCGGGCCGGCGACGGCTATCTGGTCGCCGTCGAGCGCGGGTTCGTCCTCACCGACCCGCAACTTCGCACGGTACGCCGGCTGCCCGACCTCTGGACCGATCCTGACCTGCGGATGAACGAGGGCGGCTGCGACCCGGCCGGCCGGTTCTACTGCGGCTCGATGGCGTACGACACCCGGCCCGGTGCGGCGGCGCTCTACCGGCTCGACGCCGACCTGGTGGCCCGGCGGGTGCTCTCCGACGTCACCATCTCCAACGGCATCGCCTGGTCACCCGACGGCACCCTGGCGTACTACGTCGACACCCCGACCCAGCGCATCGACGTCTTCGACTACGACCCGGAGCAGCCCGTGCTGACCGGCCGACGGCCGTTCGCCCGGATCGAGTCCGCCGACGGCGCACCCGACGGGCTGACCGTGGACGCCGAGGGCGGGGTCTGGGTCGCGCTCTGGGGCGGCGGGGAGGTACGCCGCTACGCGCCGGACGGCCGACTCGACGTACGGCTGGCGGTGCCGGCCGGCCAGGTCACCGCCTGCACCTTCGGCGGGCCGGAGCTGCGCGACCTCTACATCACCACCTCGCGGCTCGGCCTGGAGGACCCGGAGCCGGCCGCCGGGGCGCTCTTCCGGGCCGACCCCGGCGTCGCCGGGCTGCCGGTCACCCCGTTCCGGGACTAG